In Terriglobus sp. TAA 43, a single window of DNA contains:
- a CDS encoding UdgX family uracil-DNA binding protein (This protein belongs to the uracil DNA glycosylase superfamily, members of which act in excision repair of DNA. However, it belongs more specifically to UdgX branch, whose founding member was found to bind uracil in DNA (where it does not belong), without cleaving it, appears to promote DNA repair by a pathway involving RecA, rather than base excision.) yields the protein MNAVGVMRVPVTLDFADWRDLARAALNKGILPEEIDFYDVTNAVTPKLFSEAEAGSIELTRDVPDAKPHVPKSFLEKATIAAYHREPQRWNLLYKLLWRLQSERELMKVQVDGDVNALLRLEQQVRHDEHKMHAFVRFRLVEDKDGEERFIAWFEPQHHILKLAAPFFAERFAVMRWSILTPDGSASWEPTTKHLQYGPPVPREQAPSGDELEELWKSYYASIFNPARLNPAAMRGHMPVRYWGNLPEIELLPQLMATAAKRVEGMVSEQAGKPSAAPFVPAKHTLSVIREALPACKGCDLYKDATHVVPGRGAGHAPLMLVGEQPGDQEDLQGLPFVGPAGGVLKKALAEAGIADSDVFMTNAVKHFKFVRRGKLRLHQNPRMSEITACKPWLLAELDAVKPKLVLCLGASAAKSLLGGTFGLMRDRGKILSTPFADHVMATVHPSAVLRAPDAAMRHTLYQHLRNDLLAAYRFAMKAA from the coding sequence ATGAACGCCGTGGGTGTGATGCGTGTACCTGTCACTCTTGACTTTGCGGACTGGAGAGACTTGGCTCGTGCCGCTCTCAACAAGGGCATCCTGCCTGAAGAAATTGATTTCTACGACGTAACGAATGCAGTGACACCAAAGTTGTTTTCAGAAGCGGAAGCTGGCTCGATAGAACTGACACGGGATGTACCCGATGCGAAGCCACATGTCCCGAAGAGTTTTCTGGAAAAAGCGACCATCGCGGCCTATCATCGCGAGCCACAACGATGGAACCTGCTCTACAAGCTTCTGTGGCGACTGCAATCAGAGCGCGAGTTGATGAAGGTACAAGTCGATGGGGATGTGAACGCCTTATTGCGGCTGGAGCAACAGGTACGGCACGATGAACACAAGATGCACGCCTTTGTTCGCTTTCGGCTTGTGGAGGATAAAGACGGTGAAGAACGCTTCATTGCCTGGTTTGAGCCGCAGCACCACATCCTAAAGCTGGCAGCTCCGTTCTTTGCAGAACGTTTTGCCGTGATGCGTTGGTCCATCCTTACGCCAGATGGATCGGCGTCCTGGGAGCCAACGACAAAACACCTGCAATATGGACCACCCGTGCCGCGTGAACAGGCTCCATCCGGTGATGAATTGGAAGAGCTATGGAAGAGCTATTATGCGAGCATCTTCAATCCCGCCAGGTTGAATCCAGCGGCCATGCGCGGACATATGCCAGTGCGATATTGGGGCAACCTGCCAGAGATCGAGTTACTCCCACAGTTAATGGCGACTGCAGCGAAACGCGTGGAAGGCATGGTTTCGGAGCAGGCCGGTAAGCCGAGTGCGGCTCCGTTTGTTCCCGCGAAGCATACCTTGTCTGTCATTCGTGAGGCGTTGCCCGCCTGCAAAGGTTGTGACCTCTACAAGGACGCAACGCACGTCGTGCCAGGGCGAGGTGCTGGCCATGCTCCGCTGATGTTAGTGGGCGAACAACCCGGCGATCAGGAAGACCTCCAGGGCCTGCCGTTCGTTGGTCCGGCGGGCGGAGTGCTGAAGAAGGCACTGGCGGAAGCCGGCATAGCAGACAGCGACGTATTTATGACGAATGCCGTAAAGCATTTCAAGTTTGTGCGGCGTGGGAAGCTGCGTCTTCACCAGAATCCCAGAATGAGTGAGATTACGGCGTGCAAACCATGGTTGTTGGCGGAACTGGACGCGGTGAAACCGAAGCTTGTGTTGTGCCTTGGAGCTTCCGCCGCGAAGTCACTGCTGGGTGGGACATTCGGGCTGATGCGCGATCGAGGCAAAATACTTTCGACGCCATTCGCAGACCATGTGATGGCAACGGTTCACCCCTCGGCTGTTCTGCGGGCGCCGGATGCAGCAATGCGCCATACGCTGTACCAGCATCTGCGAAATGACCTATTGGCGGCATACCGGTTTGCGATGAAGGCCGCGTAA